In Thiovulum sp. ES, the following are encoded in one genomic region:
- a CDS encoding membrane-bound metallopeptidase (PFAM: Peptidase family M23) has translation MVYSGYLEGYGNVVIIESGRLYLIYGNLMDVFVGTDEVVKTGSKIGTLGGKPLYFEVREGTTPADPLKYLP, from the coding sequence GTGGTGTATTCCGGTTACCTTGAAGGTTACGGGAACGTGGTAATAATTGAAAGCGGAAGGTTGTACCTGATTTACGGAAATTTGATGGACGTTTTCGTGGGAACGGATGAGGTTGTGAAAACGGGATCGAAAATCGGAACGCTTGGCGGAAAACCCTTGTACTTTGAGGTCAGGGAGGGAACAACTCCGGCTGATCCCTTAAAATACCTACCTTGA